The Streptomyces sp. RKAG293 genome includes a region encoding these proteins:
- a CDS encoding ABC-F family ATP-binding cassette domain-containing protein gives MAFTPLSISCSRLSFSWPDGTPVLDDFDFAAGPGRTGLIGLNGSGKSTLLRLIAGELRPAEGTVRVSGEIGYLPQNVSLDTSVRVDTALGIDVTRAALHAIEGGDASEEHFAAVGDDWDVEERALATLDQLGLGHITLDRTIGEVSGGESVLLRLAALLLRRPDVLLLDEPTNNLDLDARRRLHEAVASWSGLLLVVSHDRELLELVDRIADLRGGETHWYGGNFSAYEEALAVEQEAAERMVRVAGTEMRRQKRDLAEARIKLAHRARYGQKMSDRKREPKIVMNQRKRDAQVSAGKHRIMHTEKLEEAKERFDEAVEAVRDDDEIRIDLPHTAVPAGRTVLTLRGLEVRYGARADLDVHGPERIALLGRNGAGKSTLLRTIAGQLEPVAGEAVAHVPMRYLPQRLDLLDDGLTVAGNVARFAPGATDNQIRARLARFLFRGGRADQPVGTLSGGERFRASLAALMLADPAPQLLMLDEPTNNLDLASVRRLTAALASYQGALIVAGHDLPFLHGIGITRWVRLDGELTGIDPPTAGGEPEREAWREV, from the coding sequence ATGGCATTCACCCCCCTTTCCATCAGCTGCTCCCGTCTCTCCTTCTCCTGGCCGGACGGCACCCCCGTGCTCGACGACTTCGACTTCGCCGCCGGCCCCGGCCGCACCGGCCTGATCGGACTCAACGGCTCGGGGAAGTCGACGCTGCTCCGGCTCATCGCCGGTGAACTGCGCCCGGCCGAGGGGACGGTGCGGGTCTCCGGCGAGATCGGCTACCTGCCGCAGAACGTCTCGCTCGACACGTCCGTCAGGGTCGACACCGCGCTCGGCATCGACGTGACCCGCGCCGCCCTGCACGCGATCGAGGGCGGCGACGCGAGCGAGGAGCACTTCGCCGCGGTCGGCGACGACTGGGATGTGGAGGAACGCGCCCTCGCCACCCTCGACCAGCTCGGCCTCGGTCACATCACCCTCGACCGCACCATCGGCGAGGTGTCGGGCGGCGAGTCGGTGCTGCTGCGGCTGGCCGCGCTGCTGCTGCGCCGGCCGGACGTCCTGCTGCTCGACGAGCCGACCAACAATCTGGACCTGGACGCCCGGCGCCGCCTCCATGAGGCCGTCGCGTCCTGGTCCGGGCTGCTGCTCGTGGTCAGCCACGACCGGGAGCTGCTGGAGCTGGTCGACCGGATCGCCGATCTGCGCGGCGGCGAGACGCACTGGTACGGCGGGAACTTCTCGGCGTACGAGGAGGCGCTCGCCGTCGAGCAGGAGGCCGCGGAACGGATGGTGCGGGTGGCCGGGACCGAGATGCGCCGGCAGAAGCGCGACCTGGCCGAGGCCCGGATCAAGCTGGCCCACCGGGCCCGCTACGGCCAGAAGATGTCCGACCGGAAGCGCGAGCCGAAGATCGTGATGAACCAGCGCAAGCGCGACGCCCAGGTCTCCGCCGGCAAGCACCGCATCATGCACACCGAGAAGCTGGAGGAGGCCAAGGAGCGGTTCGACGAGGCCGTCGAGGCGGTCAGGGACGACGACGAGATCCGCATCGACCTGCCGCACACCGCCGTCCCCGCCGGCCGGACCGTACTGACCCTGCGCGGGCTGGAGGTCCGCTACGGCGCCCGCGCCGACCTGGACGTGCACGGCCCGGAGCGGATCGCGCTCCTGGGCCGCAACGGGGCGGGCAAGTCCACCCTGCTGCGGACGATCGCCGGGCAGCTCGAGCCGGTGGCGGGCGAGGCGGTGGCGCACGTACCGATGCGGTACCTGCCGCAGCGGCTCGACCTGCTCGACGACGGGCTGACGGTCGCGGGCAATGTCGCCCGCTTCGCGCCCGGCGCGACCGACAACCAGATCAGGGCGCGGCTGGCCCGTTTCCTCTTCCGGGGCGGGCGCGCGGACCAACCGGTCGGCACCCTCTCGGGCGGTGAACGGTTCCGCGCGTCGCTCGCCGCGCTGATGCTCGCCGATCCCGCTCCACAGCTGCTGATGCTCGACGAGCCGACGAACAATCTGGACCTGGCCAGCGTGCGCCGGCTCACGGCGGCCCTGGCCTCGTACCAGGGAGCGCTGATCGTGGCCGGACACGATCTTCCGTTCCTGCACGGCATCGGCATCACCCGCTGGGTGCGGCTCGACGGCGAGCTGACGGGCATCGATCCGCCCACCGCCGGCGGGGAGCCGGAGCGGGAGGCGTGGAGGGAGGTGTGA
- a CDS encoding nitroreductase family protein produces MPMVDDSAYPTVPLHPHTVPAHEAEARSRTFHEVMASRRTVRDFSSRPIPQGVVEWAIRTAATAPSGANVQPWRFVVLTDPERKRTLREAAEAEEREFYERRASEEWLTALAPIGTDWHKPFLEDAPAVIVVFEVHKGPESPRPYYTKESVGIAVGLLLASLHQAGLATLTHTPSPMRFLNDVCDRPPEERASYVIPVGYPAEGARVPDIHRKDLDQVVVRL; encoded by the coding sequence ATGCCCATGGTTGACGACTCCGCATATCCCACGGTGCCGCTCCACCCCCACACGGTCCCCGCCCACGAGGCGGAGGCGCGCAGCCGCACCTTCCACGAGGTCATGGCGAGCCGGCGGACCGTGCGGGACTTCTCCTCCCGGCCGATCCCGCAGGGCGTCGTCGAATGGGCGATCCGCACCGCGGCCACCGCCCCGAGCGGGGCGAACGTGCAGCCCTGGCGTTTCGTCGTCCTCACCGACCCGGAGCGCAAACGCACCCTGCGCGAGGCCGCGGAGGCCGAGGAGCGCGAGTTCTACGAGCGCCGGGCCTCCGAGGAGTGGCTGACGGCCCTCGCCCCGATCGGCACCGACTGGCACAAGCCGTTCCTCGAGGACGCCCCGGCCGTCATCGTCGTCTTCGAGGTCCACAAGGGCCCGGAATCGCCCCGGCCCTACTACACCAAGGAGTCGGTGGGGATCGCCGTCGGCCTGCTGCTGGCCTCCCTCCACCAGGCGGGTCTGGCCACCCTCACCCACACCCCCAGCCCGATGCGCTTCCTGAACGACGTCTGCGACCGCCCGCCCGAGGAGCGCGCCTCGTACGTCATCCCGGTCGGGTACCCGGCGGAAGGCGCCCGGGTCCCGGACATCCACCGCAAGGATCTCGACCAGGTCGTGGTCCGGCTCTGA
- a CDS encoding N-formylglutamate amidohydrolase, protein MYEQSPGADRSPVVLHVPHSSRTLTPAARGSVLLDDAQLSRELDHMTDAHTDLIAGRAADGAAVTPWTHANLLSRLVVDPERFPDEREEMRAVGMGAVYTGTSQRGRLRNEDPGHERELLAEHFDPYAAAFTELIDDRLAATGRAVIIDVHSYPSRPLPYELHAAGARPAVCLGTDEHHTPPWLLDAARRAFADCGELGLNTPFAGCYVPLKHYGHRTEVSALMIEVRRDLYMTEPGGAPTDGLSAVVRALTALVDAVTGPAARPAP, encoded by the coding sequence ATGTATGAGCAGAGCCCCGGTGCCGACCGATCGCCCGTCGTCCTCCATGTCCCGCACAGTTCACGGACGCTGACTCCCGCCGCACGAGGGAGCGTTCTGCTGGACGACGCCCAGCTGTCGCGGGAGCTGGACCACATGACGGACGCCCATACCGACCTCATCGCCGGCCGGGCGGCGGACGGCGCCGCCGTCACGCCCTGGACGCACGCCAATCTGCTCTCGCGCCTCGTCGTCGACCCCGAGCGATTCCCCGACGAGCGGGAGGAGATGCGGGCGGTGGGCATGGGCGCGGTCTACACCGGCACCTCGCAGCGCGGGCGGCTGCGCAACGAGGACCCCGGTCACGAACGGGAGCTGCTCGCCGAGCACTTCGACCCGTACGCGGCCGCGTTCACCGAGCTGATCGACGACCGCCTCGCCGCCACCGGCCGCGCCGTCATCATCGACGTGCACTCGTACCCGTCCCGGCCGCTGCCCTACGAACTGCACGCGGCCGGCGCCCGCCCCGCCGTGTGTCTGGGCACCGACGAGCACCACACCCCGCCCTGGCTGCTCGACGCCGCCCGCCGGGCCTTCGCGGACTGCGGTGAGCTCGGCCTCAACACCCCGTTCGCCGGCTGCTACGTCCCGCTCAAGCACTACGGCCACCGCACCGAGGTGTCCGCGCTCATGATCGAGGTCCGCCGGGACCTCTATATGACCGAGCCGGGCGGAGCGCCCACCGACGGTCTGTCCGCCGTGGTGCGGGCACTCACCGCGCTCGTCGACGCCGTCACGGGGCCGGCGGCCCGTCCAGCTCCTTGA
- a CDS encoding MmcQ/YjbR family DNA-binding protein: MPRRAHDPLAVRGKVREFALRLPEAVEEFPWGESVIKVNKKVFVFLGVEDGSYPPAITVKLKDEDVHAHAMTAPGAEPAGYGLGKAGWVRIPLDEGVPSAELLSDWTEESYRVIAPKRLVKELDGPPAP; the protein is encoded by the coding sequence ATGCCCCGCCGCGCCCACGATCCGCTCGCCGTCCGCGGAAAGGTCCGCGAGTTCGCCCTGCGGCTGCCGGAGGCGGTCGAGGAGTTCCCCTGGGGCGAGTCCGTCATCAAGGTCAACAAGAAGGTCTTCGTCTTCCTCGGCGTCGAGGACGGCAGCTATCCGCCGGCCATCACCGTGAAGCTCAAGGACGAGGACGTGCACGCCCACGCGATGACCGCTCCCGGCGCGGAACCGGCCGGCTACGGCCTGGGCAAGGCGGGCTGGGTCCGGATCCCGCTGGACGAGGGCGTCCCGTCCGCGGAGCTGTTGTCGGACTGGACGGAGGAGAGCTATCGCGTGATCGCCCCCAAGCGGCTCGTCAAGGAGCTGGACGGGCCGCCGGCCCCGTGA
- a CDS encoding TetR/AcrR family transcriptional regulator, which translates to MGVVTTRAPKQDRSRATRRKLLEAAVSCLAERGWSGSTVSAVAERAGVTRGAAQHHFPTREDLFTAAIEHVAEEWLDAVRERARALPRDGASRTRAVVDMLVGVYTGPLFRAALHLWVAAADEEQLRPRVNALEARIGREAHRLAVEFLDADESVEGVRESVQATLDMARGLGLANLLSDDSARRAGIVRQWSRILDTVIHTRPEQPPGS; encoded by the coding sequence ATGGGTGTGGTGACCACCCGGGCCCCCAAGCAGGACCGCAGCCGCGCCACCCGGCGGAAGCTGCTGGAGGCGGCCGTGTCCTGCCTGGCGGAACGCGGCTGGAGCGGCAGCACCGTCTCCGCCGTGGCGGAACGCGCCGGGGTCACCCGGGGCGCGGCCCAGCACCACTTCCCGACCCGGGAGGACCTCTTCACCGCCGCGATCGAGCATGTCGCGGAGGAGTGGCTGGACGCCGTCCGGGAGCGGGCCCGCGCGCTGCCCCGTGACGGTGCGTCCCGTACCCGCGCCGTCGTCGACATGCTCGTCGGCGTCTACACCGGCCCGCTGTTCCGCGCCGCGCTCCACCTGTGGGTCGCGGCCGCGGACGAGGAACAGCTACGGCCCCGGGTCAACGCCCTGGAGGCCCGGATAGGCCGTGAGGCCCACCGGCTCGCGGTGGAGTTCCTGGACGCCGACGAATCCGTCGAGGGCGTCCGTGAATCCGTCCAGGCGACCCTGGACATGGCCCGTGGCCTCGGCCTCGCCAACCTGCTCAGCGACGACTCGGCACGCCGCGCGGGCATCGTCCGGCAGTGGTCGCGCATCCTGGACACGGTCATCCACACCCGGCCGGAGCAGCCGCCGGGGTCCTGA
- a CDS encoding enoyl-CoA hydratase family protein, producing the protein MSDAPFVRRDHQRGIALLTLDSPHNRNALSARLVTELREGLDEAVKDPGVRAILLTHTGSTFCAGADLKDPTAGGPLGLAELLRSIVESPKPVVAEVTGHARAGGLGLLAACDISVAGEGASFAFTEARLGLAPAVISLTVLPRTDPRAAARYYLTGEVFDAAEAVRIGLVSATADALDGILDGLRAASPQGLAESKRLTTAEVLRTFDRDTAALAERSARLFASPEAAEGIRSFAERRSPSWVW; encoded by the coding sequence GTGTCCGACGCGCCCTTCGTACGCCGCGACCACCAGCGCGGTATCGCCCTGCTCACCCTGGACTCGCCGCACAACCGCAACGCCCTGTCGGCCCGGCTGGTCACCGAGCTGCGCGAAGGGCTCGACGAGGCGGTCAAGGACCCCGGCGTCCGCGCGATCCTGCTCACCCACACCGGGAGCACGTTCTGCGCGGGCGCCGACCTCAAGGACCCGACGGCCGGCGGGCCGCTCGGCCTGGCGGAGCTGCTGCGGAGCATCGTCGAGTCGCCCAAGCCCGTGGTCGCCGAGGTCACCGGCCACGCACGGGCCGGCGGTCTCGGGCTGCTCGCGGCGTGCGACATATCGGTGGCCGGCGAGGGAGCGAGCTTCGCCTTCACCGAGGCGCGGCTCGGCCTGGCCCCGGCCGTCATCTCGCTCACGGTGCTGCCCCGCACCGACCCGCGTGCCGCCGCCCGCTACTACCTGACGGGCGAGGTCTTCGACGCGGCGGAGGCCGTCAGGATCGGCCTGGTGAGCGCGACCGCCGACGCGCTGGACGGCATCCTCGACGGTCTGCGGGCCGCCTCGCCGCAGGGTCTCGCCGAGTCCAAACGGCTCACCACCGCCGAGGTGCTGCGCACCTTCGACCGGGACACGGCGGCGCTGGCAGAACGGTCCGCCCGCCTCTTCGCCTCGCCCGAGGCGGCGGAGGGGATACGGTCCTTCGCCGAACGCCGGAGCCCGTCATGGGTGTGGTGA
- a CDS encoding acyl-CoA dehydrogenase family protein, whose product MTTSQGTFDSALLESDERRALRAAVGDLGRRYGRDYFTAAVRAGKQTDELWREAGALGYLGVNLPEEYGGGGGGMAELSIVLEELGAAGCPLLLLIVSPAICGTVIARFGTEEQKRRWLPGLSDGSLRMAFGITEPEAGSNSHRITTTARRDGDDWLLTGRKVFISGVDIADATLIVGRTEDARTGKLKPCLFIVDRETPGFEYRQIEMELGAPEKQFQLFLDDVRLPADALVGDEDAGLLQLFAGLNPERIMTAAFSLGMGRFALDKAVEYARTRQVWQSPIGAHQAIAHPLAVAHIELELARLMMQKAAYLYDAGDDMGAGEAANMAKYAAAEAGAKAVDQAVHTLGGNGLTTEYGLAALLTASRVGRIAPVSREMILNFVSHHTLGLPKSY is encoded by the coding sequence ATGACCACCAGCCAAGGCACCTTCGACAGCGCACTCCTGGAAAGCGACGAGCGGCGCGCCCTGCGTGCCGCCGTCGGGGATCTCGGCCGCCGCTACGGCCGTGACTACTTCACCGCGGCCGTTCGCGCGGGGAAGCAGACCGACGAGCTGTGGCGGGAGGCGGGCGCGCTCGGCTATCTCGGGGTGAACCTCCCCGAGGAGTACGGCGGCGGAGGCGGTGGCATGGCCGAACTCTCCATAGTCCTGGAGGAGTTGGGCGCGGCCGGCTGCCCGCTGCTGCTGCTCATCGTCTCCCCCGCCATCTGCGGCACCGTCATCGCCCGCTTCGGCACCGAGGAGCAGAAGCGCCGCTGGCTGCCGGGGCTGTCGGACGGGTCGCTGCGGATGGCCTTCGGCATCACCGAGCCCGAGGCCGGCTCCAACTCGCACCGCATCACCACCACCGCCCGCCGCGACGGTGACGACTGGCTGCTGACCGGGCGCAAGGTCTTCATCTCGGGTGTGGACATCGCGGACGCCACGCTCATCGTCGGCCGCACCGAGGACGCGCGCACCGGCAAGCTCAAGCCGTGTCTGTTCATCGTCGACCGCGAGACACCGGGGTTCGAGTACCGGCAGATAGAGATGGAACTCGGCGCTCCCGAGAAGCAGTTCCAGCTCTTCCTCGACGATGTACGGCTGCCGGCCGACGCCCTCGTCGGCGATGAGGACGCCGGGCTGCTGCAGCTGTTCGCGGGCCTCAACCCGGAGCGGATCATGACCGCCGCGTTCTCGCTGGGCATGGGCCGGTTCGCCCTGGACAAGGCCGTCGAGTACGCCCGCACCCGCCAGGTGTGGCAGTCCCCCATCGGCGCCCACCAGGCGATAGCCCACCCGCTCGCGGTCGCCCACATCGAGCTGGAACTCGCCCGGCTGATGATGCAGAAGGCCGCCTACCTCTACGACGCGGGTGACGACATGGGGGCGGGCGAGGCCGCCAACATGGCGAAGTACGCGGCCGCCGAGGCCGGGGCCAAGGCCGTCGACCAGGCCGTGCACACACTCGGCGGCAACGGGCTCACCACGGAGTACGGGCTGGCCGCCCTGCTCACCGCGTCCCGCGTGGGCCGGATCGCTCCGGTCAGCCGTGAGATGATCCTCAACTTCGTCTCGCACCACACCCTGGGCCTGCCCAAGTCCTACTGA
- a CDS encoding biotin carboxylase N-terminal domain-containing protein, with product MIESVLVANRGEIARRVFRTCRDLGIATVAVYSDADAGAPHVREADTAVRLPGNAPADTYLRGDLIIAAAKAAGADAVHPGYGFLSENAGFAQAVLDAGLVWIGPTPGVIEAMGSKTRAKSIMSAASVPVLTGLRPESIGPDDLPVLVKAAAGGGGRGMRIVRDLALLEEELAAARAEAASAFGDGEVFVEPFVETGRHIEVQVLADTHGTVWTLGERDCSVQRRHQKVIEETPAPGIGDELRRTLHDAAAAAARAIGYTGAGTVEFLVAPGGRPFFLEVNTRLQVEHPVTECVTGLDLVQLQLRIAEGAALPAEPPAPQGHAIEARLYAEDPARGWQPQSGVLHRIELPELPGLRLDSGVESGDTVGVHYDPMLAKVIAWAGTRDEAVRLLARALERARLHGPVTNRELLVRVLRHPEFAAGRHSTAFLEQHSSVLAGDGADTGQVRLAALAAALSDASGRSAFGGWRNVPSRPQTKSYATVPGAEPYEVRYRLTRSGLDAPDHPGVRLLHAERGHVVLAADGVRRAFDVAVYGDRVHVDCALGAFAFTALPRFPEPVSGTEPGSLLAPMPGTVIRIGEFAVGDHVEAGRPLLWLEAMKMEHRITAPASGTLTALNAEVGRQVDVGAVLAVVKEEARP from the coding sequence ATGATCGAGTCCGTTCTGGTGGCCAACCGCGGCGAAATCGCCCGGCGGGTCTTCCGCACCTGCCGTGACCTGGGGATCGCCACGGTCGCGGTGTACTCCGACGCGGACGCCGGCGCCCCGCACGTACGGGAGGCCGACACCGCCGTACGCCTGCCGGGGAACGCTCCCGCCGACACGTATCTGCGCGGCGATCTGATCATCGCGGCCGCCAAGGCGGCGGGCGCGGACGCCGTCCACCCCGGATACGGCTTCCTCTCCGAGAACGCCGGCTTCGCCCAGGCCGTGCTCGACGCGGGGCTGGTCTGGATCGGCCCGACCCCCGGCGTGATCGAGGCCATGGGGTCCAAGACCCGCGCCAAGAGCATCATGTCGGCGGCCTCCGTTCCGGTGCTGACCGGCCTGCGGCCCGAGTCGATCGGCCCGGACGACCTCCCGGTGCTGGTGAAGGCGGCGGCCGGCGGCGGCGGGCGCGGCATGCGCATCGTGCGGGATCTCGCGCTGCTGGAGGAGGAGTTGGCCGCGGCGCGTGCCGAGGCGGCCTCGGCCTTCGGCGACGGTGAGGTCTTCGTCGAACCGTTCGTGGAGACGGGCCGGCACATCGAGGTGCAGGTCCTCGCGGACACCCATGGAACGGTGTGGACGCTCGGCGAACGCGACTGTTCGGTGCAGCGGCGGCACCAGAAGGTGATCGAGGAGACCCCGGCTCCCGGCATCGGCGACGAGCTGCGCCGTACGCTGCACGACGCCGCCGCGGCGGCCGCCCGGGCGATCGGCTACACCGGCGCCGGGACCGTCGAGTTCCTGGTGGCGCCGGGCGGCCGGCCGTTCTTCCTGGAGGTGAACACCCGCCTCCAGGTCGAACACCCGGTCACCGAATGTGTGACTGGACTCGACCTCGTACAGCTCCAGTTGCGGATCGCCGAGGGCGCCGCGCTGCCGGCGGAGCCGCCCGCTCCGCAGGGCCACGCGATCGAGGCCCGCCTGTACGCCGAGGACCCGGCACGCGGCTGGCAGCCGCAGTCCGGCGTCCTGCACCGGATCGAACTGCCCGAACTCCCCGGGCTGCGGCTCGACTCAGGAGTGGAGAGCGGCGACACCGTCGGGGTGCACTACGACCCGATGCTCGCCAAGGTCATCGCCTGGGCCGGCACCCGGGACGAGGCCGTACGGCTGCTCGCCCGCGCCCTGGAACGGGCCCGGCTGCACGGCCCGGTCACCAACCGGGAGCTGCTGGTGCGCGTGCTGCGGCACCCGGAGTTCGCGGCGGGCCGGCACTCCACCGCGTTCCTGGAACAGCACAGCTCGGTCCTGGCCGGGGACGGCGCGGACACCGGTCAGGTACGGCTGGCGGCGCTCGCCGCCGCGCTGTCCGACGCCTCGGGCCGCTCCGCGTTCGGCGGCTGGCGAAACGTCCCTTCCCGGCCGCAGACCAAGAGCTACGCGACGGTGCCCGGCGCCGAGCCGTACGAGGTCCGGTACCGCCTCACCCGCTCCGGCCTGGACGCCCCGGACCATCCGGGGGTGCGGCTGCTGCACGCGGAGCGCGGGCACGTCGTCCTGGCGGCGGACGGGGTACGCCGCGCGTTCGACGTGGCGGTCTACGGCGACCGGGTCCATGTCGACTGCGCCCTCGGCGCGTTCGCGTTCACCGCGCTGCCGCGCTTCCCGGAACCGGTCAGCGGCACCGAGCCGGGCTCACTGCTCGCTCCCATGCCCGGCACCGTCATCCGGATCGGTGAATTCGCCGTCGGCGACCACGTCGAAGCGGGCCGCCCGCTGCTCTGGCTCGAGGCGATGAAGATGGAGCACCGGATCACCGCTCCCGCCTCGGGAACGCTCACCGCACTGAACGCCGAGGTCGGCCGCCAGGTCGACGTCGGCGCCGTACTCGCCGTCGTCAAGGAGGAAGCACGCCCATGA
- a CDS encoding carboxyl transferase domain-containing protein has translation MTLLDTADEEYTANRATMLARLAEVDAAHTTAIGGGGAKYVERHRKRGKLLARERIELLLDPDTPFLELSPLAAWGSDYPVGASLVTGIGVVEGVECLITASDPTVRGGASNPWTLKKALRANEIAFANRLPVISLVESGGADLPSQKEIFIPGGALFRDLTRLSAAGIPTIAVVFGNSTAGGAYIPGMSDHVIMVKDRSKVFLGGPPLVKMATGEESDDESLGGADMHARVSGLADYYALDEPDALRTARRVVSRLNWHKQGPAPRASVEPPLHDEDELLGIVPGDLRTPFDPREVITRVVDGSRFDEFKPLYGPSLATGWAEVHGYPVGILANAQGVLFSAESQKAAQFIQLANQRDIPLLFLHNTTGYMVGKEYEQAGIIKHGAMMINAVANSRVPHLSVLMGASYGAGHYGMCGRAFDPRFLFAWPSAKSAVMGPAQLAGVLSIVARQSAAAKGMPYDDEADAALRAMVEQQIESESLPMFLSGRLYDDGVIDPRDTRTVLGLCLSAVHGAPVEGARGGFGVFRM, from the coding sequence ATGACCCTCCTGGACACCGCGGACGAGGAGTACACGGCGAACCGCGCGACCATGCTCGCCCGGCTCGCGGAGGTCGACGCCGCGCACACCACCGCGATCGGCGGCGGCGGAGCGAAGTACGTGGAGCGGCACCGCAAGCGCGGCAAGCTGCTCGCCCGCGAGCGCATCGAGCTGCTGCTCGACCCGGACACCCCGTTCCTCGAACTCTCACCGCTGGCCGCCTGGGGCAGCGACTACCCGGTGGGCGCTTCGCTGGTCACGGGCATCGGCGTCGTGGAGGGCGTCGAGTGCCTGATCACCGCCAGCGACCCGACCGTGCGCGGCGGCGCCAGCAACCCGTGGACGCTGAAGAAGGCGCTGCGCGCCAACGAGATCGCCTTCGCCAACCGGTTGCCGGTGATCAGTCTCGTCGAGTCCGGCGGCGCCGATCTCCCCAGCCAGAAGGAGATCTTCATACCCGGCGGCGCGCTGTTCCGGGATCTGACGCGGCTGTCGGCCGCCGGCATCCCGACCATCGCCGTCGTCTTCGGCAACTCGACCGCCGGCGGCGCGTACATCCCCGGCATGTCGGACCACGTGATCATGGTCAAGGACCGGTCGAAGGTCTTCCTCGGCGGGCCGCCGCTGGTCAAGATGGCGACCGGCGAGGAGAGCGACGACGAGTCGCTGGGCGGCGCCGACATGCACGCCCGGGTCTCCGGCCTCGCCGACTACTACGCCCTCGACGAGCCCGACGCCCTGCGCACCGCGCGCCGCGTCGTCTCCCGGCTCAACTGGCACAAGCAGGGCCCGGCCCCACGGGCGTCCGTCGAGCCGCCGCTGCACGACGAGGACGAGCTGCTCGGCATCGTCCCCGGCGATCTGCGGACGCCCTTCGATCCGCGCGAGGTGATCACCCGCGTCGTCGACGGTTCGCGGTTCGACGAGTTCAAGCCGCTGTACGGGCCGAGCCTGGCCACCGGCTGGGCCGAGGTGCACGGCTACCCCGTCGGGATCCTCGCCAACGCGCAGGGCGTGCTGTTCAGCGCCGAGTCGCAGAAGGCGGCGCAGTTCATCCAGCTCGCCAACCAGCGGGACATCCCGCTGCTCTTCCTGCACAACACCACCGGCTACATGGTCGGCAAGGAGTACGAGCAGGCCGGGATCATCAAGCACGGCGCCATGATGATCAACGCGGTCGCCAACTCCAGGGTCCCGCATCTGTCGGTCCTGATGGGCGCGAGTTACGGCGCCGGCCACTACGGCATGTGCGGCCGGGCCTTCGACCCGCGCTTCCTCTTCGCGTGGCCCAGCGCCAAGTCCGCCGTGATGGGGCCCGCCCAGCTCGCCGGGGTGCTCTCGATCGTCGCCCGCCAGTCGGCGGCGGCGAAGGGGATGCCGTACGACGACGAGGCGGACGCCGCGCTGCGCGCCATGGTCGAGCAGCAGATCGAGTCCGAGTCACTCCCGATGTTCCTGTCCGGACGGCTCTACGACGACGGCGTCATCGACCCGCGCGACACGCGGACCGTACTCGGCCTGTGCCTGTCCGCCGTGCACGGCGCGCCCGTCGAGGGCGCGCGTGGCGGCTTCGGCGTCTTCCGGATGTGA
- a CDS encoding TIGR03084 family metal-binding protein: protein MADPLSVLVDLRAESEDLDRLVAPLPAARWAAPTPAEGWTIAHQIAHLAWTDGVALLSVTNPEEFARETELAAATFETFVDDEARKGASLPPAELLNRWRTGRQALLDALAAQPPGTRFPWYGPPMSAASMATGRLMETWAHGQDVADGLDVRREPTGRLRHVARIGVRARDYAYFVRGLKPPAEEFRVELTAPDGELWTYGPEDAAQRVTGPLIDFCLLATQRRHRDDLAVRAEGEDADRWLEIAQAFAGPAGPGRQPESPTRPRPVDRPGAVDAPGSADTAAGDGAGA from the coding sequence ATGGCCGATCCACTGTCCGTGCTCGTCGACCTGCGGGCCGAGAGCGAAGACCTCGACCGGCTGGTGGCGCCGCTCCCGGCGGCCCGCTGGGCGGCGCCCACCCCCGCCGAGGGCTGGACGATCGCCCACCAGATCGCCCACCTCGCCTGGACCGACGGCGTCGCGCTGCTCTCGGTAACCAACCCAGAGGAGTTCGCCCGGGAGACCGAGCTGGCCGCCGCGACCTTCGAGACGTTCGTCGACGACGAGGCCCGCAAGGGCGCGTCGCTGCCGCCGGCCGAGCTGCTGAACCGCTGGCGCACCGGACGCCAGGCCCTGCTCGACGCCCTGGCCGCCCAGCCGCCCGGCACCCGTTTCCCCTGGTACGGGCCCCCGATGAGCGCCGCTTCGATGGCCACCGGACGGCTGATGGAGACCTGGGCACACGGCCAGGACGTCGCCGACGGCCTGGACGTCCGGCGCGAGCCGACCGGCCGGCTGCGGCACGTGGCCCGGATCGGCGTGCGGGCCCGCGACTACGCGTACTTCGTCCGGGGATTGAAGCCGCCCGCCGAGGAGTTCCGGGTCGAGCTGACGGCGCCCGACGGCGAGCTGTGGACGTACGGGCCGGAGGACGCCGCGCAGCGGGTGACCGGTCCCCTGATCGACTTCTGTCTGCTGGCCACCCAGCGCAGGCACCGCGACGACCTCGCCGTACGCGCCGAGGGTGAGGACGCGGACCGGTGGCTGGAGATCGCTCAGGCCTTCGCGGGCCCGGCAGGACCGGGGCGGCAGCCGGAGTCCCCGACGCGGCCGCGGCCCGTGGACCGGCCCGGAGCCGTGGACGCGCCGGGGTCGGCGGACACCGCGGCCGGGGACGGGGCCGGCGCATGA